From a region of the Pukyongiella litopenaei genome:
- a CDS encoding GntR family transcriptional regulator, whose translation METVTQQPKTPAARPAPAHEQVYRRLREQVLFGDLIPGQPVTIQGLTEALGAGMTPVREAIRRLISDGALAFQGNRRVSVPTLSAGDLDQLLFLRKTVESELVIRASRHVKPAVIDELTRIDARLDDAIAAGDVAGYLRRNYQFHAVLYAQAQAPVLAEMTDRLWLRFGPSLRVVCGRFGTQNLPDRHKELMAALADGDATAAARAIVSDVEDGMEQVAAVLTGPN comes from the coding sequence ATGGAAACCGTGACACAGCAACCTAAAACACCCGCGGCACGGCCCGCGCCGGCCCATGAACAGGTCTATCGGCGCCTGCGCGAACAGGTCCTGTTCGGCGACCTGATCCCCGGCCAGCCGGTGACGATCCAGGGGCTGACCGAGGCGCTGGGCGCCGGCATGACGCCGGTGCGCGAGGCGATCCGCCGGCTGATCTCGGACGGGGCGTTGGCGTTTCAGGGCAACCGCCGGGTCAGCGTGCCCACGCTGAGCGCGGGGGATCTGGACCAGCTCCTGTTTCTCAGAAAAACCGTGGAAAGTGAACTTGTTATCCGCGCGTCCCGGCATGTCAAACCGGCGGTGATCGACGAGCTGACGCGCATTGATGCCCGGCTCGACGATGCCATTGCCGCCGGGGATGTGGCCGGATACCTGCGGCGCAACTACCAGTTCCACGCGGTGCTCTATGCCCAGGCGCAGGCCCCGGTGCTGGCGGAAATGACCGACCGGCTCTGGCTGCGGTTCGGGCCGTCGCTGCGGGTGGTCTGCGGGCGGTTCGGCACCCAGAACCTGCCCGACCGCCACAAGGAATTGATGGCGGCGCTGGCGGATGGCGATGCAACCGCCGCCGCCCGCGCGATCGTCAGCGATGTCGAGGACGGCATGGAGCAGGTGGCCGCGGTGCTG